One region of Oryza sativa Japonica Group chromosome 5, ASM3414082v1 genomic DNA includes:
- the LOC4339572 gene encoding large ribosomal subunit protein eL33z: MKGRQGQRVRLYVRGTILGYKRSKSNQYENTSLLQIEGVNTKEEVGWYAGKRIAYVYKAKTKSNDSTIRCIWGKVTRPHGNSGVVRAKFRSNLPPTSMGKKVRVFMYPSSI; this comes from the exons ATGAAGGGACGGCAAGGCCAGCGCGTGAGGCTGTACGTCCGCGGCACCATCCTCGGCTACAAGAG GTCGAAGTCGAACCAGTACGAGAACACGTCGCTGCTGCAGATCGAGGGGGTGAACACCAAGGAGGAGGTTGGGTGGTACGCCGGGAAGCGCATCGCCTACGTCTACAAGGCCAAGACGAAGAGCAACGACTCCACCATCCGCTGCATCTGGGGCAAGGTCACCCGCCCGCACGGCAACTCCGGTGTCGTCCGCGCCAAGTTCCGGTCCAACCTCCCGCCCACCTCCATG GGCAAGAAGGTCCGCGTCTTCATGTACCCCAGCAGCATCTAA